A segment of the Corylus avellana chromosome ca2, CavTom2PMs-1.0 genome:
TTGTGGTTTTGGGTTGGGATTGGTTTGTGggttctgcatttttttttttttttctgcagtaGTTGTGTTGCAGATGATTTTCTACAAGTGTTCTAGTTTTAAAACCAGAGAGAATTGTAAagttgttcttaattttttagtaaaacaaaaatggtaATATATGAAATCTAGTGGTTCTCATGACTCCACCATATATAATTAGGTTCGtaaaaatagaattattttcacaaaaaaaaaaaaacatgtaattgATGTGCATAATTCTAGaagaaattgtttgatttttttttttttttaataagaactAATCCAATGATTGGTTTATACTAACATGTTATCATTATGATAATAATGAGATAATGATGAGTTGATTGCATTTAGATGGCACATTTGTAACAAATTCCTTCATTTTAGTTCAtaatattctatttttatattatgcATGTCCTAATTTATCTCTTCAACTATAGATTATTTACAATCGATAGTCAAAAGAACATGACAACcattgaaattcaaatcattcCTTAAATAGGGATAGCTAGTTTTCATTTAAAGGGCCCACGGGAAtgagaaaatcaaagagaaaaatcaagATGGAAATAGGGCGTCAAAAATTGCTTTTGGTTGCCCTTGTGCTAGTTGTCGTTGCTACTTTTCCCGCAGACGCCAGAAAGCTTGTTGCAACAACAGATGGGCATGNNNNNNNNNNNNNNNNNNNNNNNNNNNNNNNNNNNNNNNNNNNNNNNNNNNNNNNNNNNNNNNNNNNNNNNNNNNNNNNNNNNNNNNNNNNNNNNNNNNNAAAATATTTTTacagccttaaaaaaaaaaaaaaaaaaaaaaaaactagtctCAACACTCCAGTGTCCACGGCAATacactaaacaaaagaaaaaaaaaaattaatcttaccCTAAATCCCTAACCCCTCTTCCAGACTCCAAACTGTCCTGCAGCTCAAGTGTGGACTGTGCAGGCTGTGCAGCACTCCGTCTCCCATCGCCATCGACCTTGAATTGCTTAGCCGCACCACCGGCATTTTCACGCCACGGCCGCCCACGGTGATAGCCCATCTAActaattttcgttttttgttttctttgattgattttcatgaactttgtttggttttagtttatgggttttgttggtTTAACTCATTTGTCTAACATGGTGATTCGGTTTTTGGTGGTTCACTAGTTCAGAACTCATAAgggaaacagagaaagaaagtttgattgtgtgtgtgtgacagTGTGAGAGTGGTGAGAAACAGAGGCATAAGGGATTGGTACTAGTGCCGACTGTGCCACAGTGCCGTAGTGGGGAGAGATATTTCTGAGATGGGAACTTGGGAAGGCTATTTGTGATCACTCTTGAAGCCATCAAATACCCATTAGAGACAAAACTTGAATTGGGCTCCACACTCCACTTTTGACTGACTTTGTGAGTAATGAATATTTGAGATCTCCTTGGTTGCTTaacttgctttatgtttataaatatatttgattCCTAGTTCCTAGAGACACGAGATACATGAATAATTAaagcatcaaaattttttttttttttttttgtgctacTCTCTTGTAATAGTGCTAGTGCTTACATGGTAACTGatatatcaatttagcatatatttatgaagtcagataaatatgctttttgtgatacatatattgtgatattttttttttttttttgattgtacttaccatattataataaaaatataatatataaagagaaaaaaaaaaaattatcattataactTGTTGACGTCCCCGGTAGAATGAATTCTTGGATCCGCCATTGCGGCCGGAGCCACATAGTTGGGCACATAGGTCAAGGTCACTGTCTCCTTTAATCAGTAGTGGAAAAAGATCACCGTCTCCTTTACGATCAGTGGTGGAAAGGTTAACGCGTGGTTATGCGATGGCTTTTgactctttttgttttgttttttctttgtgaaGGACTCACGTTGTCTCTGCCACCACAAAGCCCAAACCAAACCGAAGCTTGACCTTCTTACTTAGCCGACCATTTTTATCTTGTTTGCCGGTCAACTGAATAATTAATATTGGACCAGACTTTTGGTTGGTCGAAGGAAAAGTGGAGCTACAGTGTTATTTGCTGTTGAAGAATATGATAATACAGCTTAATAGTCTCTTTGCCCTCTTCCAAATCTCAAATCTGTTGCGTGTATCCTGGTTCAAGTGACTTTTGAAGAATATGATAGACTACAAAAATACAGTGTAACACAGAACATTCATATTTGCCTCAACAAATTAGCCTTTTGGCTATTTTAACTagcaatgtaaaaaaaaaatgtttcacgTCCAGTTCAATTTTAACTAAATTAAGGATTTCTTGAACGGCTATAATGCTCagcatattaataataaaagtaattttgctctctctcttccttgggaataagaaaagtagataaataaataatattttaaatagaaaagtgaaagtgaatggTGAAATATTGAGCCGGATGTAGGTGATTTGAAAATAtggatagctaaaatagaaaaatgtgttttttttcttagctaaattttaactaaatatttgttgagccgGAAGTGATTGCTCTTAAgaggaaggaaggaagaaacctctcccaactttttttttgaataaaatagtgATGAGTCCGTTGATGTTCAGGCTCTACAACAGTTCTTATTTGTCTTCTTTCTATATATGCTTTTAGTGATCTACaaggtgaaattttttcaattttttttgttttttattcgaTTTCCTTTAGTCGTTCTAAAGGTTTGTTTACACGAAACCTTAAGAGTAGCATCCTTAAATTTTCAacctatcttttgttttttatttgcttaTTCTCTAGGAGCAAATCATTGACTAATGGTGAAAGAAATATCAAGCATACAGAAGAAATATTGTCACTGATGGTATAGACATCGAAGGATATTGTAATTGGGAATGCACTTGTAGCAGAGatggaaaaacaaagaaatcactttttatttgaGAAAGTTGTGATGTACTGGCCGGCATCGGCCAAAGACATGATTTGCCGGAATATGCTACAGATCTGGAAATTGATTGGAAAGGTGACATTCAAAGAATTAAGCAAAGCATAGATTAAATTTTACGCTCTAAAAAATCTCAAAGAGTTGCGTGTATTCTGGTTCAATTGACTTGTGTGCTGATTAGTCAAGAGCAAGAAATGGTCAAGTGGGAATGAGTTTAATTTCCAAGGAGAATTCcttaattggacagaaatttcctgagTGGActaaatttctccaacccactCTCTAAGGCATCATACGAATATGGAAAAAGGAAACTAGTTGCATGAGCCACCAGGAGGCCAGTAAATCAGAAGCCTATATGATAATACTCACATGACCACCATATAGTTTTGTAAAGCCAAGACCCCCTTTTTGTGTCTCTAactttttcaaacttttaactGAAACTGAAGCTAATTTCTCCAACGTTTGGGCTACCACACAAGTTAAAAACAGCAGCCATCTCACCACCAGCAAGCTACCTTCCTCTGGCAACATTTTTGTCAAACTCAATGCAGCCTTACCCAACGTAATTCAaggtaaaagcttcaaattccTCTAGTTTCTGCAACGTTCTTTTGagcatagattttttttttttgggtgtcttGAGCGTGACTCTTCTTTTTGggcattcttttcttttgctttaaagattggatttttatgtgggttttctgtttttggtttgtGGGTAATCTTGTTTTCGTTGGGTTTGCTTAAGAGGGGAAGATTTAGATTGTGGGTGTTTGAGTTTATGAGAAGTAGTTGGAAGAAGGAAATATGAATGACATAATATTGGTGAATAAAGAACGAAAAATAGTTGAATAAAATGGTTATAGTGATTCTTACAATAGGGGGAAGTGATACTTCTCTGGTCTTCGTAGAACTAAATGGAGTAGGATTTTCTGATGTTTCTTTGTTGCAGAATCTGCTGCAAGATTATTTCTTCTATTTGAACGCTTAACTCTTGACGCAGGCTAGCTAAGAAGCAGGTTTGACAATATGGTTGTCTTCGCCTTAAAATTGGTATGCCTGTCAAAAAGCAGAGACCAAATGTGTGACCGCTGAAACATGGTCATGTAGTTTATAGGGGTTTGATGGGCATGTATGAAATGCTGGGTCTCGTACTGATGAACTATATGATGGTTATGGGATGAGAAATACAGAACTTATCGTTAATCGCAAACaaataaacattatttatgTGAATGTATCTAAGACATTATTAGCAGGTTAGTAGAAGAAATTGAGGTACTTATCAAGAATTCAGAGTGGTCATTATTGGCTTGTGTGCTTTTGTTAGGGGAGGTAAAGGATAGGGAAGCATGCATTTGACAGCTATGTATATGCACTAATGGGGTGTTTGGaagaatttggaggaaattccaATGCTGTCATGTCTTAGTTTGACATAATTGTacaagtcactcttgtgttcttcaaaaaatgaggtagtttttaaatttacaatttaatcaaaattcaatagtaatcaatcacaagcataattgtgattttagaagtcacatTAATCTTGAAATAAGACAAGATGAACTTCTAGCGTTACTCCTTAGTTTAAGGCCTGTCAAGTTTAGTTTGTTTGTAGAAATGAGGTTGAGGCTTTATGAATTAGGGCATatttattgttatgttattattgttactcatagtattgatttttcttattttaaatttagtttattagaATAAATAGTAGTTTTTCAAGCTTCTATCAGCTGTTATAAATAGTTTTGGGCACAAGTAAGTTGTCACAACTTTTGGAAGGCAACTTGGTTTGGTAGCAAGCGAGGTATGTTGCTTAGCTAATGgaatttgaaaaatatcattttactTGTTTAAATGCGATTCTTGAACCATGTTCATgaaagtaaaattatttttatattgctggacattttcttttacttgttcGTAGAGAAAATTACATGATCTTGGTAAATGCATTAGTTTATATTACTTATGGTTGTGGGGAATGATTGACATTTTCTAATCCTATTATCTATGCTTCTTACACGGCATTAGCCCCCattcttaatttgtttgtttgttttttttttctttttgtttttttttttttttaatttcagaaTTAGCAGGAGGTTCCTCGAGTTGAGATACTTAGTTAACTGATTGTTGGAGTCTAGTTAGATGTAGAGGTTTCAATAAGTATGCCGTTGTATTTGTTAGCGTTGGAGTTTGTAGTTTATAAGTACATTGGACCCAAACTATGCTGCGGGGAGAATATATGTTAGAGAAGAATTGGgatttttgagttattgtgtTAGGCAGTTATGGCGTACTTTaactagaaaatttattttgttattaagttTTGTTGCATTATTAATAGATCTCTAATTGACGTTTTCTTAAGTAATTTGGTAGTGCAAATAGTTGGTTCTTGGATGAAATAGAATTGTAAGAAAATGTTTCAGTTAGGTTTAATATAAGTTCTTAGTATAAATAGTCTTTGTTATTCAATACTCTTTACCTTTGAACATTTCCATTTGTCTTCCTcaatttgcttagttttcagaattttttttttttctttttcctctcattTTAGTTTGGTGTTTCTCTTCCATAATTCTTGTGTATCTAAGTTACAGTTAcactttttaatgatattttgatttcttaaaaaaaaaaaaaacaaaaacagttgatttcttaaaaaaaaaaaaacaaaaacagttcTTAGTCAGTGTCATGTCCTGCTATGCGCTTGGGATGTGTCAATTAGCCCAAATTCTTTTCTAACAGTGACAATATCATTCACTAGGTGAAGATCAGAGAGGAAACCATGACCGAAACCGTTGTGATCCTTGTCATCGACAAGCTGGTTCAGCTAATCGTTCATGAATCAAAACTGCTAAAGGGAGTCCATCAAGAAGTTGTGGACATTAGAGATGAACTGGAGAGCATCCAATGTTTCCTCAAAGATGCAGATAAAGGAAACCTGCAAGATGGCATCAAGATGTGGGTGAAACAAGTGAGAGAAGCAGCCTACCATATAGAAGACGTAATAGATGAATATGTTCTTCAAGTGGCACAACATCGTCATCAGCAAAGTCTTATTGGTTTTCTCCACAAAATTGGCCACATActtacaaaattaaaaccacGTCATGACATAGCTACCAAGATTCACgatatcaaaatatcaatccgtgaaatcaaagaaagaagtgAAAGATATGGTTTTCGTTTCGTAGAGCAAGGATCAAGTAGCATTGAATCCAATGTTACATGGCATGACCCTAGAGTGGGTTCACTTTTCATTGAGGAAGTTGAAGTTGTGGGGATTGAGTCTACGAGGGATGAATTTGTAAGCTGGTTGGTGGGGGAAGCATCTAAACGCTCTGTGATGTCAGTGGTAGGCATGGGCGGAATTGGTAAAACAACTCTTGCTAAGAAAGTATATGAGAATGAATTAGTGAAAGGACATTTTGACTGTCATGTTTGGATCACAGTGTCTCAATCATACAACGTCCAGAAGATACTCATGTCCATGATGAAGCAAGTCTaccatgaaaatgaaatgactCCATGGAAAATAGACATGATAGACGAGATCACACTAATTAGCCAGCTGAGGAAATATTTACAACAAAAGAGGTATGTTGTGGTTTTTGATGATGTTTGGAAGACAGAGTTTTGGGAAATTGTAAAGCATGCTTTACCATGCAATGACAGAGGAAGTAGGATTATTATCACAACACGAAGTGATCTCATTGGTGTATCTTGTAAAGAATCTTTATTCGATCAGGTCCACAAGCTACAACCTCTGTCTCAAGACAAGGCTTGGGAATTGTTTTGTAGAAAGGCATTCCAGTCCGAGTTTCAAAGGTGTTGTCCCAAAGAGTTGGTGAAACTGTCGATGGACATTGTCAAAAAATGTGAAGGCTTGCCACTTGCAATTGTTGCCATAGGTGGTCTTTTGTCAACAAAGGAAAAGGTGCCATTAGAATGGAAAAAGTTGCATGATAGCCTCAGTTCTGAGCTAGAATGTAATCCACACCTTACAAGTGTaacaaaaattctctctcttagtTATCATGATCTTCCGTGCTACCTAAAGTTTTGCTACTTGTACTTCAGCATTTTTCCAGAGGACTACTCAATCACAGGTGCAATATTACGTCAGCTATGGGTAGCTGAGGGCtttataaaaggaaagaagggaAAATCATTGGAAGATGTGGCAGTAGAATACTTGAGGGAGCTCATCCACAGAAACTTGGTTCAAGTTTCATTTGGGGAGCTTGATAATGAGATACATAGAAAGTATAGAATCCATGATCTGTTGCATGAAACCATCCTATCAAAGGCTGGAGAGTTGAATTTCTCTCAAGTTCTGGAAGCAGGTGATACCACTTCCCATGGTATAAGTCGGTGCCTATCCATCCACGATGCCAGAGAAGATGTTTTTGAGAGAAGTGAGTGCTCTCGGGTTCGTTctgtttttctcttcaacattAATAAAATGCCCAATTCTTTCATAgttaaattgttcaaaaagttCAAGCTTTTGAAAGTGTTAGATTTTGAAAATGCTCCTATTGATTATCTTCCTCAAGAAGTGGGTAATTTATTCCATTTGAAGTACTTAAGTTTGAGGAGAACAAAAGTGAAGATACTTCCAAAGTCAGTGGGTATGCTATATAATCTGCTGACACTAAATGTCATGGAAACTGCGGTGCGTGAGCTACCAATTGAGATATTTAGGCTTTATAAGCTGAGACAGATTTTAGCTCATTCTCATGACCTAGAAATTGAAAGTAGCTTTTATTCATTTCGAGGAGTAAAAGTACCTGAAAGGGTTGGATGTTTAAAGGACTTGGAGGCCCTATCAATTATTGAGGCAAATCATTATGGGgttgttttatttgaagagctcaataAGTTGAGTCAGTTGAGGACACTTGCTATTTCAAATATGACTGCAGAATTTGGGAGGACTCTTTGTACATCCATTCAAAATATGGCACACCTTAGACGGTTGAGTGTTTTCTCAATTAACGAAGATGAGATTATAGACTTACAATCAATTTCATCCCCACCTCCATTTCTAGCGCATATCACTCTATGGGGTCGATTGAAGAAGTTGCCCAATTGGATTCCAGAGCTTCAAAATCTACTCACACTAGtcttatttttctcatcatTAGAGGAAGATCCACTACCCTATGTCCAAGCTTTGCCTAATCTAATTAACCTTACCCTCAATCATGTGTATGATGGGGAGCAGCTGCATTTTGATGAAGGCGGTTTTCGAAAATTGAAGAAGCTCACACTTAGAGAGTTGAAAACATTAAAGATGGTGGAAATAGACAGAGGATCACTGCCCAATCTTGAGCAACTAGAGATTGGACCATGCCCGCAGATGAAAGAGTTACCCGCTGGAATTCAACACTTGAAAAGTCTAAAGATTCTTGACTTCTATGAAATGCATGGAGAATTTGTGCTACGTATGCAGCCAGATGGAGGCGAAGATTATTGGAAAGTTAAGAAGGTAACTACTATCCGTCTCAGGTATAGGATTAAAGGAGAACGATATCAAATATATCAACTCGGTGACTCAGACTTGTTGGAGCATTTGCAAAGGTGAGTCTTGGAGGATCAAACTGCGATGCGGTTGAGTGATAAACAAGGTATGCGCCTTTAGGCCATAGGATTTCCATGACTTTTTTTAAGTTATGCTATATGTAATGATAAAATTCTTTATATTATGTGGCTGCATAAGGCAGACTTGCATTGGCCGGTGAGGTCCAACCTAAGCTACAGTTTGAAATGTTACCACAACCTTTTACTTTTACACTTCAAATTGTGTTCCTTGTTTTTTTGtacttatttatttgatattttccatCTCTATCTAGGACCATAAAAATTTTGTGGAATTTTGAGCCAAAAAGCAGAAGCATCCGTcaattcttcaaaagaaaaaaagaaaattaagagtATCTATTCCTCATTAAGAAGAATAACTATTCAGCATGAATAGTTCCTGCGAATAATAAAGTAACCAAATGAATGaactaacaattttattttaagctATAATTTGCGTACAACCAAGCCTTCAACGAGTAGAAAGAATTCAATTTTCAACCTACATAGCTAGGTCAAACATGAGGTATACCATTATACAATTCGTGCAAAAGCTAAATAAGCtaaatgagaaaagagtgttaGAATTTCATGTACGGTgggatattattttaaataagaatggtAAAAGTGATTAGTATCACACTAGTGATAATAAGTTTAGAACTGTCTCAACATGCTAATCTATGTTGTCACACCATGTTATTGACAATAAGACTCACTATGGACTagtacaattttcttttctttctttttttttttaattttttttaattttatatatatatatatatttgaaccaGGATACACGCAAGTATGCAACCAAGAAGGATACTTTCATTGAGCTAAAGGATAGAATTTTGGCTAAGGTTTCTGGTTGGAAAGCCAGACTTTTATCCCAAGAAGCTAGG
Coding sequences within it:
- the LOC132172724 gene encoding disease resistance protein RPM1-like, with the translated sequence MTETVVILVIDKLVQLIVHESKLLKGVHQEVVDIRDELESIQCFLKDADKGNLQDGIKMWVKQVREAAYHIEDVIDEYVLQVAQHRHQQSLIGFLHKIGHILTKLKPRHDIATKIHDIKISIREIKERSERYGFRFVEQGSSSIESNVTWHDPRVGSLFIEEVEVVGIESTRDEFVSWLVGEASKRSVMSVVGMGGIGKTTLAKKVYENELVKGHFDCHVWITVSQSYNVQKILMSMMKQVYHENEMTPWKIDMIDEITLISQLRKYLQQKRYVVVFDDVWKTEFWEIVKHALPCNDRGSRIIITTRSDLIGVSCKESLFDQVHKLQPLSQDKAWELFCRKAFQSEFQRCCPKELVKLSMDIVKKCEGLPLAIVAIGGLLSTKEKVPLEWKKLHDSLSSELECNPHLTSVTKILSLSYHDLPCYLKFCYLYFSIFPEDYSITGAILRQLWVAEGFIKGKKGKSLEDVAVEYLRELIHRNLVQVSFGELDNEIHRKYRIHDLLHETILSKAGELNFSQVLEAGDTTSHGISRCLSIHDAREDVFERSECSRVRSVFLFNINKMPNSFIVKLFKKFKLLKVLDFENAPIDYLPQEVGNLFHLKYLSLRRTKVKILPKSVGMLYNLLTLNVMETAVRELPIEIFRLYKLRQILAHSHDLEIESSFYSFRGVKVPERVGCLKDLEALSIIEANHYGVVLFEELNKLSQLRTLAISNMTAEFGRTLCTSIQNMAHLRRLSVFSINEDEIIDLQSISSPPPFLAHITLWGRLKKLPNWIPELQNLLTLVLFFSSLEEDPLPYVQALPNLINLTLNHVYDGEQLHFDEGGFRKLKKLTLRELKTLKMVEIDRGSLPNLEQLEIGPCPQMKELPAGIQHLKSLKILDFYEMHGEFVLRMQPDGGEDYWKVKKVTTIRLRYRIKGERYQIYQLGDSDLLEHLQRNVVENGACWSISDGEKIHVWKSPWIPSMPSFKPRPNVHLVELPDFFVADLVLLGSLSWSVDLIQDLFDSTSVHNILGILIPRIRTDDKWTWAPSPSSIFSVKSAREISLPISRRSSPLSSSDWQALWGLKLQAILKHLQWKVAWDILPSRANIGRFVVSEDPLA